A genomic stretch from Capricornis sumatraensis isolate serow.1 chromosome 4, serow.2, whole genome shotgun sequence includes:
- the C1RL gene encoding complement C1r subcomponent-like protein isoform X2: MSGSRCLVSELRELSLGKPHSTRCPGNMPQATGTQPPLPWPTPRWWFLLWGVLQAFPTQGSVVLLAQWLPQNLTSPGYPEPYVKGQESSTDIKAPEGYAVRLLFQDFDLEPSPDCEQDSVTITANGMDLGKFCGQQGSLLGRPPGQREFVSSGNSLRLTFSARASEDKTPGLHKGFLALYQAVAVNYTQPINQATGGPKAIHKPGDNPTEIQSCCQEPYYKAKPSGTLTCTAQAPWKQTQEREEAPRCVPVCGRPVVPISQTQESLGASRAELGSFPWQALTSIYGRGGGALLGDRWVLTAAHTIHPKDSILLGRNRSAQVFLGYTDTDQMLELGSHPVRRVVVHPDYHQDDPHDFHGDIALLELEHSVPLGPHLLPVCLPDREALYRPGRWGYVSGFGVEMGWLSTKLKYSRLPVAPRAACEAWLRERQRPEAFTNGMFCAGDQTRPQSVCQGDSGGAFVVWDDRARRWVATGIVSWGVGCGEGYGFYTKVLDYVDWIRRVMDAASSVLS; this comes from the exons GCCACAGGCCACAGGCACGCAGCCCCCTCTGCCCTGGCCCACTCCCAGGTGGTGGTTCCTCCTCTGGGGAGTCCTCCAGGCTTTCCCCACGCAGGGCTCCGTGGTGCTCCTGGCCCAGTGGCTGCCCCAGAACCTGACGTCCCCTGGGTACCCGGAGCCATATGTCAAAGGCCAGGAGAGCTCCACGGACATCAAGGCTCCAGAGGGCTACGCTGTGAGGCTCCTGTTCCAGGACTTTGACCTGGAGCCGTCCCCGGACTGTGAGCAGGACTCCGTCACA ATCACAGCCAATGGGATGGATCTCGGCAAGTTCTGCGGGCAGCAGGGCTCCCTGCTGGGCAGGCCGCCTGGTCAGAGGGAGTTTGTGTCCTCGGGGAACAGTTTGCGGCTGACCTTCAGTGCACGGGCCTCTGAAGACAAGACCCCAGGCCTCCACAAGGGCTTCCTGGCCCTCTACCAAGCCGTGG CTGTGAATTATACTCAGCCCATCAACCAGGCCACTGGGGGCCCCAAGGCCATCCACAAACCTGGAGACAACCCCACTGAGATCCAGAGCTGCTGCCAGGAGCCCTATTACAAGGCCAAGCCCTCAG GAACACTCACCTGCACTGCCCAGGCGCCCTGGAAGCAGACCCAGGAAAGGGAGGAGGCTCCCCGCTGTGTGCCTG TCTGTGGACGGCCAGTGGTCCCCATCTCGCAGACCCAGGAGTCCCTTGGCGCCTCCAGAGCTGAGCTGGGCAGCTTCCCCTGGCAGGCCCTCACCAGCATCTATGGCAGGGGCGGCGGGGCCTTGCTGGGCGACCGCTGGGTTCTCACCGCAGCCCACACCATCCACCCCAAGGACAGCATCTTGCTTGGGAGGAACCGGAGCGCCCAGGTATTCCTGGGCTACACAGACACAGACCAGATGCTGGAGCTGGGCAGCCACCCCGTGCGCCGCGTGGTCGTGCACCCGGACTACCATCAGGACGACCCCCACGACTTCCACGGAGACATCGCGCTCCTGGAGCTGGAGCACAGCGTCCCCCTgggcccccacctcctcccagtcTGCCTGCCGGACCGCGAGGCCCTGTACCGGCCCGGCCGGTGGGGCTACGTCAGCGGCTTCGGCGTGGAGATGGGCTGGCTGAGCACCAAGCTCAAGTACTCGCGGCTGCCCGTGGCCCCGAGGGCGGCCTGCGAGGCCTGGCTCCGGGAGAGGCAGAGGCCCGAGGCATTCACCAACGGCATGTTCTGCGCCGGGGACCAGACGCGGCCGCAGAGTGTCTGCCAGGGGGACAGCGGCGGTGCCTTCGTGGTGTGGGACGATCGCGCCCGGCGCTGGGTGGCCACGGGCATCGTGTCCTGGGGCGTCGGGTGTGGCGAAGGGTACGGCTTCTACACCAAAGTGCTCGACTACGTGGACTGGATCCGGCGAGTGATGG ACGCAGCTTCTTCTGTACTCTCCTAG
- the C1RL gene encoding complement C1r subcomponent-like protein isoform X1 translates to MSGSRCLVSELRELSLGKPHSTRCPGNMPQATGTQPPLPWPTPRWWFLLWGVLQAFPTQGSVVLLAQWLPQNLTSPGYPEPYVKGQESSTDIKAPEGYAVRLLFQDFDLEPSPDCEQDSVTITANGMDLGKFCGQQGSLLGRPPGQREFVSSGNSLRLTFSARASEDKTPGLHKGFLALYQAVAVNYTQPINQATGGPKAIHKPGDNPTEIQSCCQEPYYKAKPSGTLTCTAQAPWKQTQEREEAPRCVPVCGRPVVPISQTQESLGASRAELGSFPWQALTSIYGRGGGALLGDRWVLTAAHTIHPKDSILLGRNRSAQVFLGYTDTDQMLELGSHPVRRVVVHPDYHQDDPHDFHGDIALLELEHSVPLGPHLLPVCLPDREALYRPGRWGYVSGFGVEMGWLSTKLKYSRLPVAPRAACEAWLRERQRPEAFTNGMFCAGDQTRPQSVCQGDSGGAFVVWDDRARRWVATGIVSWGVGCGEGYGFYTKVLDYVDWIRRVMGDSRLLTPC, encoded by the exons GCCACAGGCCACAGGCACGCAGCCCCCTCTGCCCTGGCCCACTCCCAGGTGGTGGTTCCTCCTCTGGGGAGTCCTCCAGGCTTTCCCCACGCAGGGCTCCGTGGTGCTCCTGGCCCAGTGGCTGCCCCAGAACCTGACGTCCCCTGGGTACCCGGAGCCATATGTCAAAGGCCAGGAGAGCTCCACGGACATCAAGGCTCCAGAGGGCTACGCTGTGAGGCTCCTGTTCCAGGACTTTGACCTGGAGCCGTCCCCGGACTGTGAGCAGGACTCCGTCACA ATCACAGCCAATGGGATGGATCTCGGCAAGTTCTGCGGGCAGCAGGGCTCCCTGCTGGGCAGGCCGCCTGGTCAGAGGGAGTTTGTGTCCTCGGGGAACAGTTTGCGGCTGACCTTCAGTGCACGGGCCTCTGAAGACAAGACCCCAGGCCTCCACAAGGGCTTCCTGGCCCTCTACCAAGCCGTGG CTGTGAATTATACTCAGCCCATCAACCAGGCCACTGGGGGCCCCAAGGCCATCCACAAACCTGGAGACAACCCCACTGAGATCCAGAGCTGCTGCCAGGAGCCCTATTACAAGGCCAAGCCCTCAG GAACACTCACCTGCACTGCCCAGGCGCCCTGGAAGCAGACCCAGGAAAGGGAGGAGGCTCCCCGCTGTGTGCCTG TCTGTGGACGGCCAGTGGTCCCCATCTCGCAGACCCAGGAGTCCCTTGGCGCCTCCAGAGCTGAGCTGGGCAGCTTCCCCTGGCAGGCCCTCACCAGCATCTATGGCAGGGGCGGCGGGGCCTTGCTGGGCGACCGCTGGGTTCTCACCGCAGCCCACACCATCCACCCCAAGGACAGCATCTTGCTTGGGAGGAACCGGAGCGCCCAGGTATTCCTGGGCTACACAGACACAGACCAGATGCTGGAGCTGGGCAGCCACCCCGTGCGCCGCGTGGTCGTGCACCCGGACTACCATCAGGACGACCCCCACGACTTCCACGGAGACATCGCGCTCCTGGAGCTGGAGCACAGCGTCCCCCTgggcccccacctcctcccagtcTGCCTGCCGGACCGCGAGGCCCTGTACCGGCCCGGCCGGTGGGGCTACGTCAGCGGCTTCGGCGTGGAGATGGGCTGGCTGAGCACCAAGCTCAAGTACTCGCGGCTGCCCGTGGCCCCGAGGGCGGCCTGCGAGGCCTGGCTCCGGGAGAGGCAGAGGCCCGAGGCATTCACCAACGGCATGTTCTGCGCCGGGGACCAGACGCGGCCGCAGAGTGTCTGCCAGGGGGACAGCGGCGGTGCCTTCGTGGTGTGGGACGATCGCGCCCGGCGCTGGGTGGCCACGGGCATCGTGTCCTGGGGCGTCGGGTGTGGCGAAGGGTACGGCTTCTACACCAAAGTGCTCGACTACGTGGACTGGATCCGGCGAGTGATGG GGGACAGCCGCCTTCTCACCCCCTGTTGA